From Coffea arabica cultivar ET-39 chromosome 10e, Coffea Arabica ET-39 HiFi, whole genome shotgun sequence, one genomic window encodes:
- the LOC113711233 gene encoding glucuronoxylan 4-O-methyltransferase 3-like: MRSKAQNSINLKPLIILFSFFLFLLVLKLGSNFSSNIQNLQSKYIDFTAPCHKIPPSLAEALVHYASTNITPQQTYQELQITLRVLEQKSPTNFLIFGLGYDSLMWSMLNYGGKTIFLEESDAWMQDVKKQIPSIEAFHVTYNTKVTEAVQLLHLGKEENCKVVTDPRSSKCHLAIKTFPDEVYNTEWDVIMIDAPTGYKAELPGRMTAIYTAGLLARNKRFGDTDIFVHDIDRWVENKFSMDFLCDGYWKEEVGRIRHFTIPSHRGGVERPFCP, encoded by the coding sequence ATGAGATCCAAAGCTCAAAACTCCATCAACCTTAAACCCCTAATCATTCTCTTCTCCTTTTTCCTCTTCCTTCTTGTTCTAAAACTAGGATCAAATTTTTCGTCAAACATACAAAATCTTCAGTCAAAATATATTGATTTTACAGCCCCATGCCACAAAATTCCACCATCACTAGCTGAAGCACTCGTCCACTATGCATCCACAAACATCACCCCTCAACAAACctatcaagaacttcaaataACATTAAGAGTTCTTGAACAAAAATCTCCAACCAACTTCTTGATTTTTGGCCTTGGCTACGATAGTCTCATGTGGTCAATGCTCAACTATGGTGGTAAAACAATTTTCTTGGAGGAAAGTGATGCATGGATGCAGGACGTGAAGAAGCAAATACCTTCGATTGAAGCTTTCCATGTAACCTATAATACTAAAGTAACTGAAGCTGTTCAACTTTTACATCTCgggaaagaagaaaattgcAAAGTAGTGACTGATCCAAGATCGTCAAAGTGCCACCTAGCAATCAAAACTTTTCCAGATGAAGTTTATAACACTGAGTGGGATGTGATAATGATTGATGCACCAACAGGTTACAAGGCTGAATTGCCTGGACGGATGACTGCTATTTATACAGCCGGACTATTGGCAAGAAATAAGAGATTTGGTGATACTGATATTTTTGTACACGATATTGATCGATGGGTAGAGAATAAATTTTCCATGGATTTTTTATGCGATGGATATTGGAAAGAAGAAGTGGGAAGAATCAGGCATTTTACCATTCCAAGCCATAGGGGAGGAGTTGAGAGGCCATTTTGCCCATGA
- the LOC113711039 gene encoding glucuronoxylan 4-O-methyltransferase 3 yields the protein MRPKTQYPTGLKLILICLFVLLLLFLVLRSSFSSSQLQNSSLISAIYPSNIIASSSSPSSENSQEQSQSSTATTSNDCPPAETLVPTCTKISPSLANAIVHYATLNITPQQTFKEISVSLRVLEKKSPCNFLVFGLGHDSLMWTALNHGGRTVFLEEDKSWIEQVQRQLPNLESYHVTYDTKVTQADEMMEVGMREDCKVVGDPRFSKCGLALKGFPSEVYDIEWDLIMVDAPTGWHDEAPGRMTAIYTAGLMARNRESGETDVFVHDVDRDVEDKFSKTFLCEGYLREQEGRIRHFTIPSHRARLGRPFCP from the coding sequence ATGAGACCCAAGACTCAATACCCTACCGGCCTTAAGCTCATTTTGATATGCTTATTCgttcttctccttcttttcttggtgcTCAGATCGAGTTTTTCATCATCTCAGCTTCAAAATTCATCTCTGATTTCAGCAATTTATCCATCAAACATCAttgcatcatcatcatcaccatcATCAGAAAATTCTCAAGAACAAAGCCAGTCGAGTACTGCTACTACTTCCAATGATTGTCCCCCTGCAGAAACTCTAGTTCCAACTTGCACCAAAATCTCACCATCTCTAGCAAATGCAATTGTCCATTATGCAACCTTAAACATCACACCCCAACAAACCTTCAAAGAAATCTCTGTTTCCCTACGAGTACTGGAGAAAAAATCACCCTGCAACTTCTTGGTCTTCGGATTAGGCCACGACAGCCTAATGTGGACGGCCCTCAACCACGGCGGCCGCACCGTATTCCTGGAAGAAGACAAGTCCTGGATCGAGCAGGTCCAAAGACAACTACCAAATCTTGAATCTTATCATGTAACCTATGATACTAAGGTAACTCAAGCTGATGAAATGATGGAAGTTGGGATGAGAGAAGACTGCAAAGTGGTGGGTGATCCAAGATTTTCTAAATGTGGCCTTGCTCTGAAAGGGTTCCCAAGTGAAGTTTATGATATAGAATGGGATTTGATCATGGTGGATGCTCCCACAGGGTGGCATGATGAGGCACCTGGAAGAATGACTGCTATTTACACTGCAGGATTGATGGCTAGGAATAGAGAAAGTGGTGAAACTGATGTTTTTGTTCATGATGTTGATAGAGATGTGGAGGATAAGTTCTCAAAGACTTTCTTGTGTGAAGGATACTTGAGAGAACAAGAAGGAAGGATAAGGCATTTCACCATTCCTAGCCACAGAGCTCGTTTGGGTAGACCTTTCTGTCCATAG